The Halichoerus grypus chromosome 14, mHalGry1.hap1.1, whole genome shotgun sequence genome contains a region encoding:
- the LOC118530391 gene encoding NUT family member 2G-like: MGPGASMSSVTAWPFPAPTPTPPRRPLWGQHAPPLLTPPFPPCGPLVLPALPSSPLAAGEPGLGPSGTGTRNVIVQVRSERGSSETPQTQTIVLTQAPLSWSAPGALCGVAACPTPLFVAASVLETGMPASAFGGPQAGKGGLAPGLPAPALPPAAQPTPIVPPVNAGPQPHGASREGSLARSPTTASPEDPCNPKSVYENFRRWQRFKSLARRHLPHSPDAEALSCFLIPVLRSLARLKPTMTLEEGVWRAVQEWQRRSNFDRVIYYEMAGKFMEFELEEEMQIQKLQWVKVAQGLPPPAPPKPEPRGPPAPEAGPQPACIPRKAGSRAQPSRLQPRRPPRRLENKAPKEIPPEAVREYVDIMEGLLGPGHSAPGGPAGEWGEDGKEPQQDEATTYPDPGLLSYIDKLCSQEDFITKVEAVIHPRFLAELLSSEPQLDLLALAEELEQEEGLTLAELVKKRLVALKAEEGVQAAPRHCAARSGPGPECEAGPGLGLGVSDKACPAETDGQDLRRHSRAHTHLSRPRAFALSPGRQESPAPPAGWPPSPPQGQRCTSARPGPRHAPVLREAPPARDTRGPVDGSSEDEEELPSLAFLLASQRSLLPWGLSQSPAPASGLPGPGGRGPWGAPRAPSPQRIGLSPATSPATKSRKRALCGGPAPAGKTPLPGANLRGSARPALAVGLVHPSQPAKRRCDSFATGRRKKRHCSQ; encoded by the exons ATGGGCCCCGGAGCCTCCATGTCTTCTGTCACGGCATGGCCCTTTcccgcccccactcccaccccgccCCGGCGGCCACTCTGGGGGCAGCACGCGCCGCCCCTCCTGACCCCGCCATTCCCTCCCTGTGGCCCCCTGGTGCTGCCAGCCCTCCCCAGCTCACCGTTGGCCGCAGGAGAGCCTGGCCTTGGCCCCAGTGGGACCGGGACCCGCAATGTCATTGTCCAGGTCAGGTCAGAACGGGGATCCTCAGAGACACCCCAGACTCAGACCATCGTCCTTACTCAGGCCCCCCTCAGCTGGAGTGCTCCAGGGGCCCTCTGTGGGGTTGCTGCATGTCCCACACCCCTCTTCGTGGCAGCCTCTGTGCTGGAGACCGGCATGCCTGCCTCGGCCTTTGGGGGCCCCCAGGCTGGCAAGGGAGGCTTGGCCCCAGGccttccagccccagccctgcccccggCTGCCCAGCCGACCCCCATCGTGCCCCCAGTGAACGCCGGGCCACAGCCTCACGGAGCTTCCAGGGAGGGCAGCCTGGCCAGGAGCCCGACCACGGCCTCGCCCGAGGACCCCTGTAACCCCAAGAGTGTTTACGAGAACTTCAGGCGCTGGCAGCGCTTCAAGTCGCTGGCCCGGAGGCACCTCCCGCACAGCCCCGACGCAGAGgctctctcctgcttcctcat CCCGGTGCTGCGGTCCCTGGCCCGCCTGAAGCCCACCATGACGCTGGAGGAGGGAGTGTGGCGGGCAGTGCAGGAGTGGCAGCGCAGAAGCAACTTCGACCGCGTCATCTACTACGAGATGGCGGGGAA GTTCATGGAGTTTGAGCTGGAGGAGGAGATGCAGATTCAGAAGTTGCAGTGGGTGAAGGTGGCCCAgggcctgcctcctccagctccgCCGAAGCCTGAGCCGCgggggcccccagccccagaagcGGGCCCACAGCCAG CGTGCATTCCCAGGAAGGCGGGTTCCAGGGCCCAGCCCTCCCGCCTGCAGCCACGCAGACCCCCACGGCGCCTGGAGAACAAGGCGCCCAAGGAGATCCCCCCTGAGGCCGTGAGAGAGTACGTGGACATCATGGAGGGGCTGCTGGGGCCTGGCCACTCAGCCCCGGGGGGGCCAGCAGGTGAATGGGGAGAGGACGGAAAGGAGCCACAGCAGGATGAGGCCACGACCTACCCGGACCCGGGTCTCCTGAGCTACATCGACAAGCTGTGTTCCCAGGAAGACTTCATCACCAAG GTGGAGGCAGTCATCCACCCCCGATTCCTGGCAGAATTGCTTTCCTCAGAACCACAGCTGGACCTCCTGGCCCTAGCTGAGGAATTGGAGCAGGAGGAAGGACTCACCCTTGCAGAG ctGGTGAAGAAAAGACTGGTGGCCTTGAAGGCGGAGGAGGGTGTGCAGGCAGCCCCCCGTCACTGCGCGGCCCGGTCGGGCCCTGGTCCTGAGTGTGAGGCCGGTCCCGGACTGGGGCTGGGGGTCAGCGACAAAGCCTGCCCAGCAGAGACTGACGGCCAGGACCTTCGGAGGCACAGccgagcacacacacacctgtccaGGCCCAGAGCCTTTGCTCTCTCTCCCGGAAGGCAGGAGTCCCCTGCACCCCCGGCCGGAtggcccccctcccctccgcaGGGTCAAAGGTGCACCTCCGCTCGACCAGGCCCCAGGCACGCGCCCGTTCTCAGAGAGGCCCCTCCTGCTCGGGACACTCGAGGGCCAGTGGACGGGTCCAGTGAGGACGAGGAGGAGCTCCCCAGCCTGGCCTTCCTCCTGGCCTCTCAGCGCAGCCTGCTGCCCTGGGGGCTCTCCCAGAGTCCCGCTCCTGCCTCGGGCCTCCCCGGTCCTGGAGGTCGGGGGCCGTGGGGGGCTCCCCGGGCCCCCTCCCCTCAGAGGATAGGCCTCAGCCCGGCCACGTCCCCAGCTACCAAGTCCAGGAAGCGGGCTCTGTGTGGGGGCCCAGCCCCTGCTGGGAAGACGCCCCTCCCTGGGGCCAACCTCAGGGGCTCCGCGAGGCCGGCCTTGGCCGTGGGGCTGGTTCACCCCTCACAGCCTGCAAAGAGAAGGTGTGACTCCTTTGCCACGGGCAGGAGGAAGAAGCGGCACTGTAGCCAGTAG